A genomic stretch from Setaria italica strain Yugu1 chromosome VII, Setaria_italica_v2.0, whole genome shotgun sequence includes:
- the LOC101766579 gene encoding putrescine hydroxycinnamoyltransferase 1 — MVVMRSDVQVVESSLVTPSEATPRQQLWLSPLDVLLVNRGHTPAVYFYHPAADAAAAKDFFDVARLKESLARALVDFYPLAGRLTVDAGGRFVIDCNAEGALLAVARSDLTVADFADVVPSPELKDLFVPRVDPPSSVMLAVQVTFLGCGGVAFGTALHHAVADATSAFRFFRAWAALCRGGGAMVEMEMEPPCHDRTLLRARSPPFVNPDAFAVFCPKLTLTQRSGPVASKVFDISKDHVAALKQACGGVSTFCALSAHVWRCVCVARGLPADATTRLTLPANVRRRIKPPVPDSYFGNALIWVGTSGVVRDVTSEALADTAGRIRGSVRRMDDDVVRSAIDYFELAENNGKPIPGDMPETELRVISWLGMPVYDADYGWGKPQMMVRAESERSGFVYLINDGAGVQVVVCAEAARLKEFEKLLYANMRP; from the coding sequence ATGGTGGTGATGCGTTCCGACGTGCAGGTGGTGGAGAGCAGCCTCGTAACCCCGAGCGAGGCCACGCCGAGGCAGCAGCTCTGGCTCTCCCCCCTCGACGTCCTGCTGGTCAACAGGGGCCACACCCCGGCCGTCTACTTCTACCACCCCGCCGCCGATGCAGCGGCGGCGAAGGACTTCTTCGACGTAGCGCGGCTCAAGGAGTCCTTGGCCAGGGCCTTGGTGGACTTCTACCCGCTCGCCGGTCGCCTCAccgtcgacgccggcggccggttCGTCATCGACTGCAACGCCGAGGgcgcgctcctcgccgtcgcccgctcCGACCTCACCGTCGCCGACTTCGCCGACGTCGTCCCGTCGCCGGAGCTCAAGGACCTCTTCGTCCCCCGCGTCGACCCGCCGTCGTCCGTCATGCTCGCCGTGCAGGTCACCTTCCTCGGGTGCGGCGGGGTGGCCTTCGGGACCGCGCTGcaccacgccgtcgccgacgccaccaGCGCGTTCCGCTTCTTCCGCGCGTGGGCCGCATTgtgcagaggcggcggcgccatggtggagatggagatggaaccCCCCTGCCACGACCGTACCCTCCTCCGTGCGCGGTCGCCACCGTTCGTGAACCCGGACGCCTTCGCCGTGTTCTGCCCGAAGCTAACCCTGACCCAGCGTTCGGGCCCCGTCGCCAGCAAGGTCTTCGACATCTCCAAGGACCATGTCGCCGCCCTGAAGCAGGCCTGCGGCGGCGTCAGCACCTTTTGCGCGCTGAGCGCCCACGTGTGGCGGTGCGTGTGCGTCGCGAGGGGCCTGCCGGCGGACGCCACCACACGCCTCACCCTCCCGGCCAACGTCCGCCGCCGGATCAAGCCACCGGTTCCCGACAGTTACTTCGGAAACGCGCTCATCTGGGTGGGGACGTCCGGCGTCGTGCGCGACGTCACCTCGGAGGCGCTGGCCGACACCGCCGGCCGGATCAGGGGCTCCGTCCGCCGGATGGACGACGACGTGGTGCGCTCGGCCATCGACTACTTCGAGCTGGCGGAGAACAACGGGAAGCCCATCCCCGGCGACATGCCGGAGACGGAGCTGAGGGTGATCAGCTGGCTCGGCATGCCGGTGTACGACGCGGACTACGGGTGGGGGAAGCCGCAGATGATGGTGCGCGCCGAGTCGGAGCGCTCGGGGTTCGTGTACCTCATCAacgacggcgccggcgtgcAGGTGGTGGTGTGCGCGGAGGCCGCGAGGCTCAAGGAGTTCGAGAAGCTGCTGTATGCGAACATGCGGCCATGA
- the LOC101765617 gene encoding proteasome assembly chaperone 4: MSSEELRTSFADLVVGSPNQTAGQNNSSGVSSSEEGLQVTCFTEDLHDVTLHFQIVRLSKQIYAWVGCNTAKFGHLYAAATTRPDNRVSVTSVLGGTSDNTGSGMARRLVLKTGLNIVLACNIPKDSPMLEAAAERKLVEKLKGLGYMRPVAGEATTSTAH; the protein is encoded by the exons ATGTCTTCCGAGGAGCTGAGGACAAGCTTTGCAGATTTGGTAGTGGGTTCGCCAAACCAGACAGCGGGCCAAAATAATTCTTCAGGTGTTTCATCGTCCGAGGAGGGCCTGCAAGTCACTTGTTTCACGGAGGACCTTCATGATGTCACACTTCATTTTCAGATAGTTAGGCTCTCGAAACAG ATCTATGCGTGGGTTGGATGCAACACGGCAAAATTTGGCCATTTGTATGCTGCTGCAACCACTAGGCCG GACAACAGAGTGAGCGTCACCTCTGTACTAGGAGGAACTTCTGACAACACCGGATCAGGCATGGCCCGTCGTCTAG TGCTGAAGACCGGTCTGAACATAGTCCTTGCATGCAACATCCCAAAAGACAGCCCCATGCTCGAG GCTGCTGCGGAGAGGAAGCTGGTAGAGAAGCTGAAAGGTTTGGGCTACATGAGACCCGTAGCTGGGGAGGCTACTACTTCCACTGCACACTGA
- the LOC101764810 gene encoding 3'(2'),5'-bisphosphate nucleotidase — MSQHPEAAANPYAAELAAAKKAVALASRLCRRVQQGILQSDIQSKADRTPVTVADYGSQVLVSLVLKKELPSHSFSMVAEEDSEDLRKDDAQEILEHITSLVNETIANDDSYNMSLSKEDVLAALDGGKSEGGPSGRHWILDPIDGTKGFIRGDQYAVALGLLDEGKVVLGVLGCPNLPLKSTNKHNGSSSGDQVGSLFFATIGCGAEVEALEGSEPQKITICSISNPVDASFFESLEHSKRDLTSTIAEKLGVQAPPVRMDSQAKYGALAQGDGAIYLRFSQKGYIETVWDHAAGSIIVTEAGGMVKDASGNDLDFSKGRYLDRDRGIIATNRYLMPMVLKAVQEAIKEEQ; from the exons ATGTCGCAGCATCCGGAGGCCGCCGCCAACCCGTacgccgccgagctcgccgccgccaagaAGGCCGTCGCCCTCGCCTCCCGCCTCTGCCGG AGAGTGCAGCAGGGAATCTTGCAGTCTGACATTCAATCGAAGGCAGACAGGACTCCTGTGACAGTTGCGGATTATG GATCACAAGTATTGGTAAGTCTGGTCCTGAAGAAAGAATTACCTTCTCACTCCTTTTCAATGGTAGCTGAAGAG GATTCAGAAGACTTGAGAAAAGATGATGCCCAAGAAATTCTAGAACACATTACTAGCCTTGTAAATGAAACCATTGCAAATGATGATTCATATAACATGTCGTTATCTAAGGAAGATGTGCTTGCTGCACTTGATGGTGGAAAATCTGAGGGAGGCCCATCTGGGCGGCATTGGATATTGGACCCAATAGATGGCACTAAAGG TTTCATAAGGGGGGACCAGTATGCAGTTGCACTTGGATTACTTGATGAGGGCAAAGTTGTTTTGGGTGTGTTGGGATGTCCAAATCTTCCATTAAAATCAACAAACAAGCACAATGGCAGTTCTTCTGGGGATCAAGTCGGTTCCCTCTTTTTTGCTACAATTGGTTGTGGGGCTGAAGTCGAGGCCTTAGAGGGATCTGAGCCACAAAAG ATTACTATCTGCTCTATCAGCAATCCAGTCGACGCCTCATTCTTTGAATCCTTAGAACACTCCAAGCGTGATTTAACTAGCACCATTGCGGAG AAACTTGGTGTCCAAGCTCCTCCTGTTAGAATGGATAGCCAAGCAAAATATGGTGCTCTGGCCCAAGGTGATGGTGCCATTTACTTGCGTTTTTCACAGAAAGGTTACATAGAAACAGTTTGGGATCATGCAGCTGGATCAATTATTGTCACAG AAGCTGGTGGCATGGTAAAAGATGCCTCAGGAAATGATTTGGATTTTTCCAAAGGTAGATACCTTGATCGTGACAGAGGCATTATTGCAACAAATAGATATTTAATGCCAATGGTTCTGAAAGCAGTTCAAGAGGCTATCAAGGAGGAACAGTAG
- the LOC101765211 gene encoding 2-oxoisovalerate dehydrogenase subunit alpha 2, mitochondrial, producing MAAMWLARRAARRLPPLLSRQGGEPTRPWFLGSTAPPPVLGSPPLPAVERIFRRGFCSVRRFAGESSAAAAADADEEEPENGFAGGDQAIDFPGGKVSFMAEMNFLPESHGERIKCYRVLDDDGKTISGSRFQEVSKEVAVKMYSEMVTLHIMDNIFYEAQRQGRISFYLTSNGEEAINIASAAALSIDDIVLPQYREPGVLMWRGFTLQEFANQCFGNNMDYGKGRQMPIHYGSNRLNYFTVSSPIATQLPHAVGAAYSLKMDKKDACAITYFGDGGTSEGDFHAALNFAAVMEAPVIFFCRNNGWAISTPTTEQFRSDGVVIRGQAYGIRGIRVDGNDALAVYSAVHAAREMAIAEGRPILVEALTYRVGHHSTSDDSTKYRPVDEIEHWRTARDPISRYRKWVQGNDWWSDAEESELRSRVRKELLQAIQVAERMQKPPVAELFTDVYDQVPSNLREQEQLLRDTIMKHPADYPTDVPV from the exons ATGGCGGCGATGTGGCTGGCGCGCCGCGCAGCGAGGAGGCTCCCGCCGCTTCTTTCGCGCCAGGGCGGCGAACCCACCCGCCCATGGTTCTTGGGCtcaacagcgccgccgccggttctTGGTTCGCCACCGCTACCGGCGGTGGAGAGAATCTTTCGCCGGGGCTTCTGCTCCGTCCGGCGCTTCGCCGGGgagagcagcgccgccgcggccgccgacgcggacgaggaggagccagagAACGGGTTCGCCGGCGGCGATCAG GCGATTGACTTTCCTGGAGGGAAGGTTTCATTTATGGCTGAAATGAACTTCCTTCCGGAGTCACACGGGGAAAGGATCAAATGTTATCGTGTTCTTGATGACGACGGAAAAACTATATCTGGTAGTAGATTCCAAGAG GTCAGTAAGGAGGTGGCCGTGAAAATGTACAGTGAGATGGTCACCCTCCATATCATGGACAACATCTTCTATGAAGCGCAGAGGCAGGGTAGAATCTCCTTTTATCTCACTTCCAATGGCGAGGAAGCAATCAACATAGCATCTGCTGCTGCGCTTAGTATTGACGACATTGTGCTACCTCAG TACAGGGAACCTGGTGTTCTTATGTGGCGTGGTTTCACACTGCAAGAGTTTGCAAACCAATGCTTTGGGAACAATATGGATTATGGTAAAGGGAGGCAAATGCCGATTCACTATGGATCAAACCGCCTTAACTATTTCACGGTCTCATCGCCTATTGC AACACAGCTCCCTCATGCTGTTGGAGCTGCCTACTCTCTGAAGATGGACAAAAAGGACGCATGTGCTATAACATACTTCGGAGATGGCGGCACAAGTGAG GGAGACTTCCATGCAGCTCTCAACTTTGCAGCTGTTATGGAAGCACCGGTGATCTTCTTCTGCCGCAACAATGGATGGGCAATCAGCACCCCAACTACTGAACAATTCAGAA GTGATGGAGTGGTTATCCGTGGCCAGGCTTATGGGATCCGTGGTATCAGAGTAGATGGCAATGATGCTCTTGCCGTTTACAGTGCAGTCCATGCTGCCCGAGAAATGGCTATAGCTGAAGGGAGACCGATTTTAGTTGAG GCCCTGACTTACAGAGTTGGCCATCACTCGACATCTGATGATTCAACCAAGTACAGGCCAGTTGATGAGATCGAGCATTGGCGAACAGCAAGGGATCCAATTTCCAGGTACAGAAAATGGGTTCAGGGGAACGACTGGTGGTCTGATGCTGAAGAATCTGAACTAAGGAGCAGAGTGAGGAAAGAG CTTCTTCAAGCCATTCAGGTTGCAGAAAGAATGCAAAAACCACCAGTTGCTGAGCTCTTCACTGATGTTTATGATCAGGTTCCTTCCAACCTGCGTGAACAAGAGCAATTACTGCGGGATACAATCATGAAGCACCCTGCAGATTACCCAACTGATGTACCTGTTTAG